In Streptacidiphilus sp. P02-A3a, the DNA window CAGTGACCACGCGTTGCCGTGGGAGAACACGATGACCGGCAGGTTCTCGCCCGACATCGGGGCGGTGACCTTCACCTGCAGGTCGGTGCCGCGGTCGGGGGCGGGGACGACGATCGGCTTGACCGCGACGACCTGTCGGCCGGAATCACTACGAGACATGGGGGGGACCTGCGCTTTCTTGGGACGTGCTCTGCCATACTCTTACGGAACGTCGTTCCGCCAACTTAGCGGAACATTGTTCCGCGAACAAGGGGAGGACGTTGTGTCGGACGTGGCCGGAGTACGTCAGGCGCGCGCGCAGCACACCCGCGACGGCGTGCTGGCAGCGGCAGCGGCGGTCTTCGTGGACCAGGGCGTACAGGCCCCCATCCGCGACATCGCCGCGCGCGCGGGTGTCGGCCTCGGAACGATCTACCGGCATTTCCCGACCCGGGCGGACCTGGTCACCGCCGTCTACCGGCACCAGATCGACGGCTGCGCCGCGCTGGCGCCGAAACTTCTCGAAGAGTGCGCCTCCCCGTTCGCCGCGCTGACGCGCTGGGTGGACGCGTTCGTGGAGTTCCTGGTGACCAAGCACGGCCTCGGCGCCGCCCTGGGGTCCGAGGACCCGGGACTGGAGAACCTGCACGCGCTCATGCTCGACACCCTGGTGCCCGCCTGCGCGACCCTGCTCGACGCCGGAACCGCCGCGGGCGAGCTCAGCCCGGGGATCACCGCCTACACGCTGATGCGCGCCATCGGAAACCTGTGCATCCTCGGCCCCGGCTACGACCGGGCCGACGCCAAGCACATGGTCGCCCTCCTCCTCACCGGCTGCCGCCCACCCGCCTAGCGACCCCGCCGCGCGACCCCGCCCGCCCCGGCGGCCGGGGCGGGCGGACCGTCCACCGCTCGTCCGGGAACGCCGGCGGACGACGTCCCACGGCAAGGTGGAGCAAGACGGTTCCCAGTTGGCGACGGCCCGGAAAACGAGAACGTCCCCCACTCGCGTTTCCGCAGGTGGGGGACGTCCGCTATCCGCTGTGGCGGGTGAAGGGTTCGAACCTTCGTAGGCTATGCCGACAGATTTACAGTCTGCTCCCTTTGGCCGCTCGGGCAACCCGCCAGGGATTTCGTCTCGCGGTCTCCCGCTCGACGTCGTAAACAATACCCGATCGTGGGGGGTGCTCTGCCACTCGATTGATCAGGCGTGGCGAGCGGCGAACCGGAGGACCGGGGGACGGCACGGGCGGGCCGTGATGGCTAGGCTGGAGCGGCGGCGGCTCCCGCTGGGGAGTCCGGCGTCTTCCGTGTCGTAGCACCGTCAAGGAGATTCACTGATCATGGCCGACTCCAGTTTCGACATCGTCTCGAAGGTCGAGCGGCAGGAGGTCGACAACGCGCTCAACCAGGCCGCCCGCGAGCTGACCACCCGCTTCGACTTCAAGAACGTCGGTGCCTCCATCGAGTGGTCCGGCGAGAAGATCGAGATGAAGGCCAACTCGGAGGAGCGCGTCAAGGCGATCCTCGACGTCTTTGAGACCAAGCTGGTCAAGCGGGGCATCTCGCTCAAGGCTCTGGACGCGGGCGAGCCGCAGCTCTCCGGCAAGGAGTACAAGATCTTCGCGACGATCGAGGAGGGCATCTCCCAGGAGAACGCCAAGAAGGTCGCCAAGATCATCCGCGACGAGGGCCCCAAGGGCGTGAAAGCCCAGGTCCAGGGCGACGAGCTGCGGGTCAGCTCGAAGAGCCGGGACGACCTCCAGGCCGTCCAGGCCCTGGTCAAGGGCAAGGACCTCGACTTCGCCGTGCAGTTCGTCAACTACCGCTAAAGCAGGGCCCTGACCTGCATGTTTGCAGTCCCTAGGCGGCGAGAGGGCACATCGGGGGCACAGCGCCGAGCGCAGACTCGATCGCCGCCCTCGTTGTGTCCTCCTCGTCCGGCCAGAGGTGTGTGTAGGTATCGAGCGTGATCGACGGCTTCGCGTGGCCGAGGCGCTTCTGCACGGTCTTGACGCTCTCCCGGTGCTTGATGAGCACGGAGGCGTAGAAGTGGCGCAGATCGCGCATCGACGAGCCGTCGGGAACGGTCAGCAGGATCGGCTCGTCGCCCTCCGGCCGGCCGCGCCGCTCCCAGCGCTGGAGTGCCTCGGCGTGCTGCTTGGCCAGCGCCTTGCCCGCGACGACCTCAAGGTTCTCCCACACCTTCGACCAGGCCGCCCGGCGTATGGCTTCGCGGCGCTTGCTGGTGAACACCAACTGGGCACTGCGCCACTTCACCCTGTTGGGATCGGTGCGATCCTCCATCTGGACGCCCGCGACCGGGTAGGCCAGCAGGTGGGCGGCGAGCGCGTCCATCGCGGACCTGGCGACCGGGACCGTCCGGTAGCTCTGATGCGTCTTCGGCGGTCCGATGTAGGGCTCTCCCCGGTCCGGGCTGACCACCTGCTGCTGGACTCGGACCGTGCCGTTCCTGAAGTCGATGTGGCCGACCTCCAGTCCGAATATCTCGCCCTGACGGAGCCCGGAGGCGGCAGCCAGCAAAAGCATCGCCCGGTACCAGCCGGGGGCTCCGCCCACGAGCGCCGCCACGACGCCGACGGCGAGCGGCGACACCTCCTTACGGCGGGGCGTCGGCAGCTTGACGCGATCTGGCGGTCCAGCTCCGCCACCCGGAAGGTCGCCGTGATGTAGGTCCAGACAACCCGCAGGGTGGACACCTCCAGGTGCTGCCGCCGGTCCTTGACCCACGCCTGCAGGTCTGAGGTCTTAAGACTTGCGATCGGACGGTCCCCCCGAGCACTGGGTAGATATGGAGCCGCAGCGCGCGGTCGACCCGCTCCTTCGTGCTGTCGCTGTGCACGGCACAGGCACGCCAGCGCTCGGCTACCTCCCGGAAGATCTCCTTCGCGTCCACCGGGTCGACGTAGGCCCCGGCGTTGATGCTGCTCTGCAGTTCTGCCGCCCGCCTGTCGGCGTCGGTCTTGCGCTCGAAGTTCTCCTTGCGCTGTTCACCGGCGGGATCGCGGTAGCGGACCTGCCAGCGCTTGCCCTTGCCGTGGTCAGCTGTGGCGACCTTGCCCTTGTGCTCCGGGCACTGCGCGTCGTCAGCGGTCGGCCGGGTCTTGTGCCAGCGGTCGTAGATGCTCGCCAAGCAGCCGCCTAGCCCCCGACCTCTCCCTACCCAAGCTCCTCACCCGCCTCAAGGGCGCCGAACACAACCTGAAACCCCGTCAACCCGCTCTGACCAGCTGATCAGCACCTCCCGCACAGCGGGGGAACCTCATTCCGGCCCCAGCCAGCGACGCGGCCGTACGGGACCTCTACGCCGCCGCCGACGCCACCATCGTGTCGCGGCACCGAGGAGGCCGCAAGGAGTCCGGTCTGGTCACAGACGCGCTCCGCTTCGGAATACCACTCGTCTGTTCCGACCACCACCACGACCTGACCCGCCAGCTCACCGGCAGGCCCTGGGCCGCCTTGTTCCCCAGCGGGGACGCCACCCAGCTCGCCGACATCCTCGACCGCCTCGCCGACCAGCGCCTGCCCGCCCCTGACCCGGACGCCAGCGCCGCGCTCGACGTACCCACCCCGCAGGACCAGGTCGTCTTCCTGGTCAACCACCAGCAGGGAGAGCCGCGATGACGCCCCAGCCAGCACCCGCGATGGTCGCAGTGATAGGCCCCGTGCCGCCCGAACTCCTCACCGCCTGGATCACCTACTACCAGCACCTCGGCATCAGCCGCTTCCACCTCGCCTTCCACTTCCCCGACCACGTCGGCGTCCTCGCCCGAGAGCGCCTGCTCCAGACCTGCCGCCAGCACGGCATCACCCCGGGCGAGATCAGCACCGGCCCCTGGCACGAGAACACCAACACCCTCCTCCGCGACCGGCAGCGCGAGGCGGCTGGCCCCGGTTGGCACCTGATCGCCGACTCGGACGAGTTCCACGTCTACCCGGCTCCGCTGGACCGAGCCCTGGCCCAGGCTGAGAGCTCCGGCACCGGAACCGTCGGCGGCCTCCTTCTCGACCGGATCACCGCCAACGGGGCACTGACCGCCTGCGACTGGCGGAAGGGGTTGGACGCCAGCTACCCGCTCGGCGGATTCCTCACCCACCATCTCCTGTGCGGCGACCCCCGCAAGATCGTCCTCGCCCACTCCAGCGTCGCTGTGGCCTCCGGCAACCACCGGGCACCCGACCACCGGCCCGCAAACCAGCCGCCGGTCGCCGTGCACCACTTCAAGTGGCGCGCAGGCGTCACCAGTGACCTCGAACGACGGGTCAGCAACTTCACCGACGGCACCTGGCGCTCCGCTTCACCGGCCGTGGCCGCCGAACCCCGCCGCCTGCTCGACCACCTGGAGCGGCACGACGGAACGATCGCCCTGGACCAGGCCCTGATGCCGTTTCGCAGCGTCTCCCTGAAGCAACTGCCGGACTGGTGGGCCACCGAGGCGACTCGACTGGTGGCCGCCTGGCGTCCGCCGAGGCATCAGAAGGAGCCCGGTGCCACGATCTCCTCGCCCTCGCCATGAGGCGGATCGAAGCGTGCGAAGAAGTCGTCCAGCGCCTCCGGCGTGACCCGCAACGCGTTTGCGTCTCCGCGACGGTTGCGCTCTTCCAATCGCCGCAGCAACTCATCGCGCTCCACCGGGAAGTACAGCAGCCGCCACCGGCCACCTGCCGCCTCGACCAGTTCCTTCATCGCCTCGCGGTCTTTACGTGGCCACAGGCCGTGGTCCCACACCACATCCCGGCCAGCGGCCACCAGAGCAGCGAGTTCCCGATGCAGCTCAGCGACAGCCGGAGCCTCCTTCTCGAAGTAGGTGTGCTCGGGATAGTCCACGCCGTATCGACCGTGCCGCGCGAAGACCAGCTCATCCACCGCCAGCCGGACCGCCCCTGCGGGCACCAGCCGCCGCTCGGCGTAGGTGGTCTTACCCGAACCCGTCAGCCCCACCAGCAGGTACACCACTGGCACCGCCGGGGTCTCCTTCTCCGCCACCGTCGACTCCCCTCGTTCCTCCTGCACCCGACAGCCTGCCACCGTGCAGCCGCTCAGGAGCGGGAAATCAGCCGCCTCGCCCCTCGCCCGTGCACTCCGCGCCTACGTCCGTCATGCCCCCGGCACCGCCCGGAAGGCCCTGCTTCTTGACCACTACCTCGACCACAGGCTGCGACCCCGCCCGATCATGGCACTACGCGCCTACATCGCGGCGACCGCGTCCTCATGGCAAGCGGCGAAATCATCCAGCGCTTCCAGTATCTCTTCGGCGAATGGGAACCTCAGCTCAGCGCCTTCCTCCGCAGCCGCCTACAGCCAGGCGCAACCTTCGACGTGGGCGCCCACCGTGGCGCGTTCAGCCTCCTCGCCTCCCACCTGGGCAGGCCGTAGGGATGTGCGGTCGCCCTCAAACCCACCTCTGACAACTACGACGCGTTGGTGGCAGCTGATCCTAGGAAGCGAGCGCGGCAACCAGCAGGTCGCACGCCTGCTCGTCGAAGGCCACGAGTCTGATCTCTTCGACGCCGGTCGGCGAAGATCGGAGGGTGACTACCGCGATCTGCGCCGCCTCCTCGGCCGGGAAGCCGTAGACACCGGTGGCGATCGCCGGAAATGCCACGCTCTTGTCGCCCAGTGCATCCGCGACCTCAAGGCAGCGGCGGTAGCAGGAGGCAAGCACTTCGGCCTCTCCGTAGTCGCCGCCTTCCCAGAGTGGACCAACAGTGTGAATCACGTGCTTGACCGGCGGATTGAGGTCGAAGGCCAGCGTCGCCATAGCGTCGCCCGGCTCGCAGGGACCAATCGCGGCACCCGCATCCGCCAGGCGTCGACCCGCCGCGCGGTGAATCGCGCCATCCACGCCACCCCCACCCATCAGCGACTCATTCGCCGCAGTCACGATGGCGTCCACGTGCTGGAGCGTTATGTCACCCTGAACTACCTCGATCACAGCCATGCTCTGAGGATGCCACCAGCTCCAAACGACAACACGGCAACGCAGAAACTCACATCGGCGGCCAGGGAGAGCAGGTGCCTGCCTGCGGCGACATCTGCCATCCGCCGTCAGAGTTCGTCTCCGACACTGCCGTCCGCATGGCGGCGGCTGAAGTGCACGCGCCGCCTACCCGACTTCTTCCGCTTCTCGGCCTCGTGCTGCGGGACCAGCCGCGCCCAAGCCTCGGTCTGCTGCGTTACGTGGACCTGTAGCCAGTCGGTGAACCGGGGGAAGCTCAAGGTGGGCGTATCGCCAGGACCGACGCTCTCATAGTACGACCACACCTCGGGATCGGGCCCAGTGCCACGCAGAAAATCGAACTGGTAACCCTGGTGCATGAGGATGACCCGGTCCGACTCGGCAAGATCGAAGGGGACGGCGTTCTCCGCCAGCAGATCTCGCGCCGCCTCACCCAAGCCGATGATCTCCGGATAGAAGACATCACTGCCCTGCATGAAGTGCCCGGCACCGCCGCCGATCAGCTTCAGGAAACAGCGGTAGGCAGCCCCAAGGGGCGCGGACTGGTCGCATTCAATCCTGTGAATCTCATCGTCGGACAGCCCGCGAACCTGGTCCGCCACGGCCGTAGTGCCGTCGGCAACTGCTGCGCTCAGAGTGCGGACACGGTCCTCTGGTGAGACCCCGCTCCACTGTCCTCCATCGGAATCCTGCGCCTTCCTCACGCCCGTCATGCCGCCCCCCGATCCTGATCCAACTGCTGCGGCTGACCCCACGGGAGCCTACGCGTTCCTATCCACCCCTGAAATGGGCTCTCTACTCGTGGATGCATCCGCAGGGCACATTGAGGGCACAGGAAGGCGAGAAAGGGCGCTGACCATTGAAAACTCGTGAGGGTAGTTTTCCCAGGCCAGAGCCCTACCAGCCGCATTCGAGCAGGTCAGAGCCTTGCGATTTCAGTTCGTCAACTACCGCTGAAGCACAGCTCCCACCTGCGGAAACGTTGGTGCATTCGGGCCGGAGGGCACGGCGGGTACGGGGGGTGCGGCGCTGGAGGCAGCGCCGGTCTCCGTCCGCGCGGTGTCCTCCGCGTCCGGCTACGGGCCGGGCCGCCTCAGGACTCCGGCCAGGAGAGCAACTCGCAGGTTTCGAGCGCCCGGTGGACCGCGTCGGCGGTGCCGGAGCCGAGTGCCTCGGTGATGGCCAGGAAGTCGCGCAGCGGTGCCGCCACGGTGGCGAGGGCCACCGCACGCTGCTCCGCGGAGAAGAACGCGGCGGCTGCCCGCAGGATGTCCAGTCCCTGGGCCGTGCGGCCGGTCAGCAGGAAGGTGTCGCCGAGGTCGAAGAGCGCCCACGGGTCGCTGGGATGGTTCGACACCTCGAACCGGGCCAGGTGTTCGAGGTCGTGGATCCTGGCCACGACCGGGCTCACGTCCTCCCCGCGCAGGCCACCGAGCAGCAGTTCCACCCGTGCCCTGTTCATCAGCGGGTAGATCTTGTTCGGCGTGAGCTCGCTCGCCCTGCTGTAGCAGACCAGTGACCTCTCCAGCAGGACGGTGTCCGGAGCTTCGTCCGCGCTCTTCCGCGCCTGCCGTCGGAGCAGGCCGCCCTGTGTGGCCCAGGTCTCGGCGTCCCTCCCGTCCAGGGCCAGGGCGCGGTCGAAGGCGTCCACTGCCTCGCGCTCGGGGCTGCCGCTCTGGCTCAGCGCGACCCCGATCTGCCGCCAGCCGACCGCCAGGTCCGGTTTGATCTCCACGCTGCGGCGCAGCATCGCCGCGGCCTCCGGGTACTGGCCCTCGCGGCGCAGCAGCTCGCCGAGCTGGAAGTAGGCCTGCCAGCTGGCCGGATTGCGGTCCACGGCCCGCCGCAGCAGCATGCCGCGCCGGATCGGGTCCTCGGTCCGCAGTGCCGCCTCGACCAGGTCCAGCGCCTGCTGCTCGCGGAGACCTTCGAGCTCCCGGCGCAGCGCCTCGTGCTCGTGCCGGGGGACCAGGAGCGCCGGGGCCCCCTCGCGGACCGGGCTGTCCCCGTGCTCGGGGTTCCGGAGCCCGTGGACGGCCGCGTCCGTGATCCGGGTGACGGCATCGTCCAGGGCGTCCGGCATGGGGCCGTAGACGATCACCCGATTGGTCGCCACGTTGAATTTGACCTCGTCGAGCCGCTGGCAGATCGGGATCGTCACACCGTCGCTCATGGCCCAGCGGACCCCCAGCTCCAGGTAGACGTTGGGGTTCGCGCCGGTGAGATCCGCGATGTAGACGTCGGCCGCCGTCGCCTCCGCGAACATGGACCGGTGGATGGCGCCGGTCGCTGACTTCTCCTTCTCGACGACGAGTTCGACGGCGCAGGCCATCTCCTCCCCGATCCTCCTGGCGGCCGGTTCGAGGACCCTCTTGCGGATCGCCGGGATGTCGGACCACCCCGCGAGCGGTCCCATCGCGCTCCCCGGCATGGCCACGAAGACCCGCAGCGCCTTGCCCCGGGCCGGGCGCTGCCCGACCGGCTCCCCGACCAGCTCCACGACCGGCTCGGCCACCCGCTCCACGGGTTGGCCGCCCTGCTCCGCCACCGGGTCCGCGGGCTGCGGCTGCCTGGTCCGCGACTGGAGCAATTGCAGTTCCTCCCAGCGGTCCTGCCATTCACGGAGCCGCGGATCGGCGCGCACGGACGCCCTGCCGCCGGGCGGCCGCCCCAGCAGCAACAGCGTCTCGATCAGGGCCATGAGGAATTCCAGCCTCGGCAGCCGCTTGCCGTTGAGGGCTTCGCTGAGGGCCGCTGTCGACAGCGGCCGGTCCTGCGGCGCGTTGCGTCTGATCTCGTCGAGGGGTGGTTTGCCCTGGGATATCCGGAGGGCGCGCAAATCCTCAGCGAATGACCGCAGTCCCTCGGTGTAGCGGGGATCCAGCTGCACGACCGCCTCCTCTCACCAGCCAACACGCCCATGGTAGAGAGATTCTGACGAAGACTCACGAACACCGCCGAAACTGCCCGACCGAGGGGGGAATTACGGGCCGGTACGGAGAAGGACGACTTCGTGCGGGTCCTTTCGTGGCGGCCGCTCCGGTGCCCGGCAGGCGTTGTGCTGGTTCCATGGCAGACAACGAGAACGACCTCATCCCCGCACCGCCCGCGCCGCCCGTACCGCCGCTCACCCGTGCGGACCGGTTCCTTGACCTGATCGCGCTGCTGTCGCTGCTGACCGTCGTCACCGGCGTCTTCATGGCCGCCGGGCCGGAGGTGTTCGCCGCCGTGACCGGCGTGAGCGGAGGGCTCTTCGCCACCTGGCGCGGTCGGCGTGGCAGCGAATGACGTGCCGTCCGCTCGCCCGGGCGACCGGGCGAGCGGACGGTGGCGGCGCGGCCCTCGGGCCGGTCGACCGCGTCTAAGCTCTGGGGAGCCGCCGTCCATGCCGACCGAGGGAATCTTGATGAAGCTGCGCTGCGCCGTACTCGACGACTACCAGGGCGTCGCGCAGGCGACCGGCGACTGGTCCCGGCTGGCCGGGTCGGTGGCGGTGACCTCGCTGCGGGAGCACCTGGGCGACCAGAACGAGCTGGTCGCGGCCATCGGCGACTGCGAGATCGTGGTCGCGATGCGCGAGCGCACCCCCTTCACCGCCGAGTTGTTCGCCCGGCTGCCCCGGCTGCGGCTGCTGATCACCTCGGGCATGCGCAACGCCTCGATCGACCTCGCCGCGGCCGCCGAGCACGGCGTCACCGTGTGCGGGACGGCCAGCGCCTCCGAGCCGCCGATCGAGCTGACCTGGGCGCTGATCCTGGGCCTGACCAAGCACCTGCTGCCGGAGAGCACCGCGCTGCGGACCGGCGGCCCCTGGCAGAGCACGATCGGCACCGACCTGCACGGCGCTCGCTTGGGCCTGCTCGGACTCGGCAAGATCGGTGGCGCGGTGGCCCGGATCGGCCGGGCCTTCGGCATGGAGGTCGCCGCCTGGAGCCAGAACCTGACCGCCGAGCGCGCCGCCGCCCAGGGCGTCCGGCTGGCGCCGAGCAAGGAGCAGCTGCTCGCGGAGAGCGACGTGGTCTCGGTGCACCTGGTGCTGAGCGAGCGGACGCGCGGACTGATCGGTGCCGCCGAGCTGAAGCAGATGCGGCCCTCGGCGTACCTGGTGAACACCTCCCGCGCCGCCATCGTCGACCAGGCGGCGCTGGCCTCGGCGCTGCGCGAGGGCTGGATCGCCGGCGCCGGGGTGGACGTGTTCGCGACCGAGCCGCTGCCCGCCGACGACGAGTTCCGCTCGCTGCCGAACCTGCTGGCCACCCCGCACATCGGCTACGTGACCGAGCGCAACTACCGGATCTACTTCGAGCAGGCGGTGGAGGACATCGAGGCCTTCATCGCGGGTGCGCCGCTGCGGCAGCTCGGCTGAGCGAGCTGAGCGGGCTCAGCGGATGGCGAAGGGCTGGTCGGTGGGGACGACCTCGCGGCCCAGCGGCATCAGCGAGATCGGGATCAGCTTCAGGTTCGCCCAGGCGAAGGGGATCCCGACGATGGTCACCGCCAGCGCGATGCTGGTAGCCAGGTGCCCCAGGGCGAGCCACCAGCCCGCGAAGACCAGCCAGATGACGTTCCCGACGCAGGACGGCGCCCCGACGTCGGGCCGCTCCCTGGTGGTGCGCCCGAAGGGCCACAGCACGTATCCGGCAATCCGGAACGAGGCGATGCTGAACGGGATGGTGACGATGAAGATGAAGCAGATGATCCCAGCGACCACATAGCCCAGTGCCATCCAGATCCCACAGAGGATCAGCCAGATGACATTGAGAACGAAGTTGACCACACTCACCTTCGACCGCCTCCTGTACGCCGCGGGCTGCTCCTCGTCGGCACCGCGGGTGTCCCGGATG includes these proteins:
- a CDS encoding TetR/AcrR family transcriptional regulator — protein: MSDVAGVRQARAQHTRDGVLAAAAAVFVDQGVQAPIRDIAARAGVGLGTIYRHFPTRADLVTAVYRHQIDGCAALAPKLLEECASPFAALTRWVDAFVEFLVTKHGLGAALGSEDPGLENLHALMLDTLVPACATLLDAGTAAGELSPGITAYTLMRAIGNLCILGPGYDRADAKHMVALLLTGCRPPA
- a CDS encoding YajQ family cyclic di-GMP-binding protein, which codes for MADSSFDIVSKVERQEVDNALNQAARELTTRFDFKNVGASIEWSGEKIEMKANSEERVKAILDVFETKLVKRGISLKALDAGEPQLSGKEYKIFATIEEGISQENAKKVAKIIRDEGPKGVKAQVQGDELRVSSKSRDDLQAVQALVKGKDLDFAVQFVNYR
- a CDS encoding site-specific integrase; protein product: MSPLAVGVVAALVGGAPGWYRAMLLLAAASGLRQGEIFGLEVGHIDFRNGTVRVQQQVVSPDRGEPYIGPPKTHQSYRTVPVARSAMDALAAHLLAYPVAGVQMEDRTDPNRVKWRSAQLVFTSKRREAIRRAAWSKVWENLEVVAGKALAKQHAEALQRWERRGRPEGDEPILLTVPDGSSMRDLRHFYASVLIKHRESVKTVQKRLGHAKPSITLDTYTHLWPDEEDTTRAAIESALGAVPPMCPLAA
- a CDS encoding ATP-binding protein, encoding MAEKETPAVPVVYLLVGLTGSGKTTYAERRLVPAGAVRLAVDELVFARHGRYGVDYPEHTYFEKEAPAVAELHRELAALVAAGRDVVWDHGLWPRKDREAMKELVEAAGGRWRLLYFPVERDELLRRLEERNRRGDANALRVTPEALDDFFARFDPPHGEGEEIVAPGSF
- a CDS encoding macro domain-containing protein, encoding MAVIEVVQGDITLQHVDAIVTAANESLMGGGGVDGAIHRAAGRRLADAGAAIGPCEPGDAMATLAFDLNPPVKHVIHTVGPLWEGGDYGEAEVLASCYRRCLEVADALGDKSVAFPAIATGVYGFPAEEAAQIAVVTLRSSPTGVEEIRLVAFDEQACDLLVAALAS
- a CDS encoding SMI1/KNR4 family protein; translated protein: MADQVRGLSDDEIHRIECDQSAPLGAAYRCFLKLIGGGAGHFMQGSDVFYPEIIGLGEAARDLLAENAVPFDLAESDRVILMHQGYQFDFLRGTGPDPEVWSYYESVGPGDTPTLSFPRFTDWLQVHVTQQTEAWARLVPQHEAEKRKKSGRRRVHFSRRHADGSVGDEL
- a CDS encoding tetratricopeptide repeat protein, whose translation is MQLDPRYTEGLRSFAEDLRALRISQGKPPLDEIRRNAPQDRPLSTAALSEALNGKRLPRLEFLMALIETLLLLGRPPGGRASVRADPRLREWQDRWEELQLLQSRTRQPQPADPVAEQGGQPVERVAEPVVELVGEPVGQRPARGKALRVFVAMPGSAMGPLAGWSDIPAIRKRVLEPAARRIGEEMACAVELVVEKEKSATGAIHRSMFAEATAADVYIADLTGANPNVYLELGVRWAMSDGVTIPICQRLDEVKFNVATNRVIVYGPMPDALDDAVTRITDAAVHGLRNPEHGDSPVREGAPALLVPRHEHEALRRELEGLREQQALDLVEAALRTEDPIRRGMLLRRAVDRNPASWQAYFQLGELLRREGQYPEAAAMLRRSVEIKPDLAVGWRQIGVALSQSGSPEREAVDAFDRALALDGRDAETWATQGGLLRRQARKSADEAPDTVLLERSLVCYSRASELTPNKIYPLMNRARVELLLGGLRGEDVSPVVARIHDLEHLARFEVSNHPSDPWALFDLGDTFLLTGRTAQGLDILRAAAAFFSAEQRAVALATVAAPLRDFLAITEALGSGTADAVHRALETCELLSWPES
- a CDS encoding D-2-hydroxyacid dehydrogenase family protein; the encoded protein is MKLRCAVLDDYQGVAQATGDWSRLAGSVAVTSLREHLGDQNELVAAIGDCEIVVAMRERTPFTAELFARLPRLRLLITSGMRNASIDLAAAAEHGVTVCGTASASEPPIELTWALILGLTKHLLPESTALRTGGPWQSTIGTDLHGARLGLLGLGKIGGAVARIGRAFGMEVAAWSQNLTAERAAAQGVRLAPSKEQLLAESDVVSVHLVLSERTRGLIGAAELKQMRPSAYLVNTSRAAIVDQAALASALREGWIAGAGVDVFATEPLPADDEFRSLPNLLATPHIGYVTERNYRIYFEQAVEDIEAFIAGAPLRQLG
- a CDS encoding YccF domain-containing protein, whose protein sequence is MSVVNFVLNVIWLILCGIWMALGYVVAGIICFIFIVTIPFSIASFRIAGYVLWPFGRTTRERPDVGAPSCVGNVIWLVFAGWWLALGHLATSIALAVTIVGIPFAWANLKLIPISLMPLGREVVPTDQPFAIR